A region from the Bombyx mori chromosome 15, ASM3026992v2 genome encodes:
- the LOC101738200 gene encoding fibroin heavy chain-like isoform X1, with product MNMSLLVTFTMAFKIACLILAVAIAVQGLPHLGLDLNIGAGLGLGGRGHGHKHGDAGLGLGIGAGIHGHGNGDDDGGLGLGVGAGIHGHGHGNGDGDAGLGLGVGAGIHGHGHGNGDGDAGLGLGVGAGIHGRHGYGNRDGDAGLGLGIGAGIHGHGHGNGHGDAGLGLDAGAGIHGHGHGNGDGDAGLGLGVGARIHGHGHGNGDGDAGLGLGLGVGAGIHGRHGYGNRDGDAGLGLGIGAGIHGHGHGNGHSDAGLGLDAGAGIHGHGHGNGDGDAGLGLGVGAGIHGHGHGNANGDAGLGLGVGAGIHGRHGYGNRDGDAGLGLGIGAGIHGHGHGNRDGDAGLGVGAGVGAYGHGHGNRDGNAELGVGAGIHGHGNGDGNAGLEVGPGVGVHGHGHGNGDGDAGLGVGAGIGVHGHGHGNGDGDAGLGVGAGVGVHGHGHGNGDGDAGLGVGAGVGVHGHGHGNGDGDTGLGVGAGFGVHGHGHGNGDGDTGLGVGAGVGVHGHGHGNGDDDAGLGVGAGIGVQGHGHGNGDGDAGLGVGAGVGANGHRHGNGDGNAELGVGAGVGVHGHGHGNGDDDAGLGVGAVIGVHGHGHGNGDGDTGLGVGAGVGVHGHGHGNGDSDTGLGVGAGVGVHGHGHGNGDDDAGLGVGAGIGVHGHGHGNGDGDAGVGVGAGVGAHGHGHGNGDGDAGLGVGAGVGAYGHEHGNGDGNAELGVGAGVGVHGHGHGNGDDDAGLGVGAGIGVHGHGHGNGDGDAGLGVGAGVGVHGHGHGNGDGGAGLGLGIGAGIHGHEHGNGDGNAELGVGAGVGVHGHGHGNGDDDAGLGVGAGIGVHGHGHGNGDGDAGLGVGAVIGVHGHGHGNGDGDTGLGVGAGVGVHGHGHGNGDSDTGLGVGAGVGVHGHGHGNGDDDAGLGVGAGIGVHGHGHGNGDGDAGVGVGAGVGAHGHGHGNGDGDAGLGVGAGIGVHGHGHGNGDGDAGLGVGAGVGVHGHGHGNGDGGAGLGLGIGAGIHGHGHGHGDNDAGLGLGVSAGIHGHGNGNGDNNAGLGLGVGVGSYGHGNGYRNGDAGLGLGVGVGAHGHGNGYGHGDAGLGLGVSAESHGHGYGHGYHDFGLGGGANVGTGLYGRGSTDGYRHDGAKLGLGIGVGGGAGAGLSDFGFGAFSGLGRRHDYGFDRYGINGYRNYGYRDFGHGNYPGYNNIIYNTM from the exons ATGAACATGTCTTTATTAGTTACATTTACAATGGCTTTCAAA ATTGCTTGCCTAATATTGGCAGTAGCCATAGCAGTACAAG GCTTACCTCATCTTGGACTCGATTTAAATATCGGCGCTGGCCTTGGTCTTGGTGGACGTGGACACGGACATAAGCACGGCGACGCTGGACTAGGACTAGGTATTGGTGCTGGAATTCATGGACATGGAAATGGAGACGATGACGGTGGACTGGGACTAGGTGTTGGTGCTGGAATTCATGGACATGGACATGGAAATGGAGACGGTGACGCTGGACTGGGACTAGGTGTTGGTGCTGGAATTCATGGACATGGACATGGAAATGGAGACGGTGACGCTGGACTAGGACTAGGTGTTGGTGCTGGAATCCATGGACGACATGGATATGGAAATCGAGACGGTGACGCTGGACTAGGACTAGGTATTGGTGCTGGAATTCATGGACATGGACATGGAAATGGACATGGTGACGCTGGACTAGGACTAGATGCTGGTGCTGGAATTCATGGACATGGACATGGAAATGGAGACGGTGACGCTGGACTGGGACTAGGTGTTGGTGCTAGAATTCATGGACATGGACATGGAAATGGAGACGGTGACGCTGGACTAGGACTAGGACTAGGTGTTGGTGCTGGAATCCATGGACGACATGGATATGGAAATCGAGACGGTGACGCTGGACTAGGACTAGGTATTGGTGCTGGAATTCATGGACATGGACATGGAAATGGACATAGTGACGCTGGACTAGGACTAGATGCTGGTGCTGGAATTCATGGACATGGACATGGAAATGGAGACGGTGACGCTGGACTGGGACTAGGTGTTGGTGCTGGAATTCATGGACATGGACATGGAAACGCAAACGGCGACGCTGGACTAGGACTAGGTGTTGGTGCTGGAATCCATGGACGACATGGATATGGAAATCGAGACGGTGACGCTGGACTAGGACTAGGTATTGGTGCTGGAATTCATGGACATGGACATGGAAATAGAGACGGTGACGCTGGACTAGGAGTTGGTGCTGGTGTTGGAGCTTATGGACATGGACATGGAAATAGAGACGGTAACGCTGAGCTAGGAGTTGGTGCTGGAATTCATGGACATGGGAATGGAGACGGTAACGCTGGACTAGAAGTTGGTCCTGGTGTTGGAGTTCATGGACATGGACACGGAAATGGAGACGGTGACGCTGGACTAGGAGTCGGTGCTGGTATCGGAGTTCATGGACATGGGCATGGAAATGGAGATGGTGACGCTGGACTAGGAGTCGGTGCTGGTGTCGGAGTTCATGGACATGGGCATGGAAATGGAGACGGAGACGCTGGACTAGGAGTCGGTGCTGGTGTCGGAGTTCATGGACATGGGCATGGAAATGGAGACGGTGACACTGGACTAGGAGTTGGTGCTGGTTTTGGAGTTCATGGACATGGGCATGGAAATGGAGACGGTGACACTGGACTAGGAGTTGGTGCTGGTGTTGGAGTTCATGGACATGGGCATGGAAATGGAGACGATGACGCTGGACTAGGAGTTGGTGCTGGTATTGGAGTTCAAGGACATGGACATGGAAATGGAGACGGTGACGCTGGACTAGGAGTTGGTGCTGGTGTTGGAGCTAATGGACATAGACATGGAAATGGAGACGGTAACGCTGAGCTAGGAGTTGGTGCTGGTGTTGGAGTTCATGGACATGGGCATGGAAATGGAGACGATGACGCTGGACTAGGAGTTGGTGCTGTTATTGGAGTTCATGGACATGGGCATGGAAATGGAGACGGTGACACTGGACTAGGAGTTGGTGCTGGTGTTGGAGTTCATGGACATGGGCATGGAAATGGAGACAGTGACACTGGACTAGGAGTTGGTGCTGGTGTTGGAGTTCATGGACATGGGCATGGAAATGGAGACGATGACGCTGGACTAGGAGTTGGTGCTGGTATTGGAGTTCATGGACATGGGCATGGAAATGGAGACGGTGATGCTGGAGTAGGAGTTGGTGCTGGTGTTGGAGCTCATGGACATGGACACGGAAATGGAGATGGTGACGCTGGACTAGGAGTTGGTGCTGGTGTTGGAGCTTATGGACATGAACATGGAAATGGAGACGGTAACGCTGAGCTAGGAGTTGGTGCTGGTGTTGGAGTTCATGGACATGGGCATGGAAATGGAGACGATGACGCTGGACTAGGAGTTGGTGCTGGTATTGGAGTTCATGGACATGGGCATGGAAATGGAGACGGTGACGCTGGGCTAGGAGTTGGTGCTGGTGTTGGAGTTCATGGACATGGACATGGAAATGGAGACGGTGGCGCTGGACTAGGACTAGGTATTGGTGCCGGAATTCATGGACATGAACATGGAAATGGAGACGGTAACGCTGAGCTAGGAGTTGGTGCTGGTGTTGGAGTTCATGGACATGGGCATGGAAATGGAGACGATGACGCTGGACTAGGAGTTGGTGCTGGTATTGGAGTTCATGGACATGGGCATGGAAATGGAGACGGTGACGCTGGGCTAGGAGTTGGTGCTGTTATTGGAGTTCATGGACATGGGCATGGAAATGGAGACGGTGACACTGGACTAGGAGTTGGTGCTGGTGTTGGAGTTCATGGACATGGGCATGGAAATGGAGACAGTGACACTGGACTAGGAGTTGGTGCTGGTGTTGGAGTTCATGGACATGGGCATGGAAATGGAGACGATGACGCTGGACTAGGAGTTGGTGCTGGTATTGGAGTTCATGGACATGGGCATGGAAATGGAGACGGTGATGCTGGAGTAGGAGTTGGTGCTGGTGTTGGAGCTCATGGACATGGACACGGAAATGGAGATGGTGACGCTGGACTAGGAGTTGGTGCTGGTATTGGAGTTCATGGACATGGGCATGGAAATGGAGACGGTGACGCTGGGCTAGGAGTTGGTGCTGGTGTTGGAGTTCATGGACATGGACATGGAAATGGAGACGGTGGCGCTGGACTAGGACTAGGTATTGGTGCCGGAATTCATGGACATGGCCATGGACATGGAGACAATGACGCGGGACTAGGACTAGGCGTTAGTGCTGGAATTCATGGACATGGTAATGGAAATGGAGACAATAATGCTGGACTAGGACTCGGTGTTGGTGTTGGAAGTTATGGCCATGGTAACGGATACAGAAATGGTGACGCTGGCCTAGGACTCGGTGTTGGTGTTGGAGCTCATGGCCATGGTAACGGATACGGACATGGTGACGCAGGGCTAGGACTCGGTGTCAGTGCCGAATCTCACGGACATGGTTACGGCCATGGTTATCACGATTTCGGACTCGGAGGTGGAGCCAATGTTGGTACTGGATTATACGGACGTGGTAGCACTGACGGCTACCGTCATGATGGAGCTAAGCTAGGTCTAGGAATAGGCGTCGGAGGTGGAGCAGGCGCTGGTTTATCTGACTTTGGATTTGGTGCCTTTAGCGGCTTAGGCAGACGCCACGATTATGGATTCGACAGATATGGCATTAACGGCTATAGAAACTATGGTTACCGAGACTTTGGCCACGGCAATTACCCTGGCTACAATAATATAATCTACAACACAATGTAA
- the LOC101738200 gene encoding fibroin heavy chain-like isoform X4 translates to MNMSLLVTFTMAFKIACLILAVAIAVQGLPHLGLDLNIGAGLGLGGRGHGHKHGDAGLGLGIGAGIHGHGHGNGHGDAGLGLDAGAGIHGHGHGNGDGDAGLGLGVGARIHGHGHGNGDGDAGLGLGLGVGAGIHGRHGYGNRDGDAGLGLGIGAGIHGHGHGNGHSDAGLGLDAGAGIHGHGHGNGDGDAGLGLGVGAGIHGHGHGNANGDAGLGLGVGAGIHGRHGYGNRDGDAGLGLGIGAGIHGHGHGNRDGDAGLGVGAGVGAYGHGHGNRDGNAELGVGAGIHGHGNGDGNAGLEVGPGVGVHGHGHGNGDGDAGLGVGAGIGVHGHGHGNGDGDAGLGVGAGVGVHGHGHGNGDGDAGLGVGAGVGVHGHGHGNGDGDTGLGVGAGFGVHGHGHGNGDGDTGLGVGAGVGVHGHGHGNGDDDAGLGVGAGIGVQGHGHGNGDGDAGLGVGAGVGANGHRHGNGDGNAELGVGAGVGVHGHGHGNGDDDAGLGVGAVIGVHGHGHGNGDGDTGLGVGAGVGVHGHGHGNGDSDTGLGVGAGVGVHGHGHGNGDDDAGLGVGAGIGVHGHGHGNGDGDAGVGVGAGVGAHGHGHGNGDGDAGLGVGAGVGAYGHEHGNGDGNAELGVGAGVGVHGHGHGNGDDDAGLGVGAGIGVHGHGHGNGDGDAGLGVGAGVGVHGHGHGNGDGGAGLGLGIGAGIHGHEHGNGDGNAELGVGAGVGVHGHGHGNGDDDAGLGVGAGIGVHGHGHGNGDGDAGLGVGAVIGVHGHGHGNGDGDTGLGVGAGVGVHGHGHGNGDSDTGLGVGAGVGVHGHGHGNGDDDAGLGVGAGIGVHGHGHGNGDGDAGVGVGAGVGAHGHGHGNGDGDAGLGVGAGIGVHGHGHGNGDGDAGLGVGAGVGVHGHGHGNGDGGAGLGLGIGAGIHGHGHGHGDNDAGLGLGVSAGIHGHGNGNGDNNAGLGLGVGVGSYGHGNGYRNGDAGLGLGVGVGAHGHGNGYGHGDAGLGLGVSAESHGHGYGHGYHDFGLGGGANVGTGLYGRGSTDGYRHDGAKLGLGIGVGGGAGAGLSDFGFGAFSGLGRRHDYGFDRYGINGYRNYGYRDFGHGNYPGYNNIIYNTM, encoded by the exons ATGAACATGTCTTTATTAGTTACATTTACAATGGCTTTCAAA ATTGCTTGCCTAATATTGGCAGTAGCCATAGCAGTACAAG GCTTACCTCATCTTGGACTCGATTTAAATATCGGCGCTGGCCTTGGTCTTGGTGGACGTGGACACGGACATAAGCACGGCGACGCTGGACTAGGACTAG GTATTGGTGCTGGAATTCATGGACATGGACATGGAAATGGACATGGTGACGCTGGACTAGGACTAGATGCTGGTGCTGGAATTCATGGACATGGACATGGAAATGGAGACGGTGACGCTGGACTGGGACTAGGTGTTGGTGCTAGAATTCATGGACATGGACATGGAAATGGAGACGGTGACGCTGGACTAGGACTAGGACTAGGTGTTGGTGCTGGAATCCATGGACGACATGGATATGGAAATCGAGACGGTGACGCTGGACTAGGACTAGGTATTGGTGCTGGAATTCATGGACATGGACATGGAAATGGACATAGTGACGCTGGACTAGGACTAGATGCTGGTGCTGGAATTCATGGACATGGACATGGAAATGGAGACGGTGACGCTGGACTGGGACTAGGTGTTGGTGCTGGAATTCATGGACATGGACATGGAAACGCAAACGGCGACGCTGGACTAGGACTAGGTGTTGGTGCTGGAATCCATGGACGACATGGATATGGAAATCGAGACGGTGACGCTGGACTAGGACTAGGTATTGGTGCTGGAATTCATGGACATGGACATGGAAATAGAGACGGTGACGCTGGACTAGGAGTTGGTGCTGGTGTTGGAGCTTATGGACATGGACATGGAAATAGAGACGGTAACGCTGAGCTAGGAGTTGGTGCTGGAATTCATGGACATGGGAATGGAGACGGTAACGCTGGACTAGAAGTTGGTCCTGGTGTTGGAGTTCATGGACATGGACACGGAAATGGAGACGGTGACGCTGGACTAGGAGTCGGTGCTGGTATCGGAGTTCATGGACATGGGCATGGAAATGGAGATGGTGACGCTGGACTAGGAGTCGGTGCTGGTGTCGGAGTTCATGGACATGGGCATGGAAATGGAGACGGAGACGCTGGACTAGGAGTCGGTGCTGGTGTCGGAGTTCATGGACATGGGCATGGAAATGGAGACGGTGACACTGGACTAGGAGTTGGTGCTGGTTTTGGAGTTCATGGACATGGGCATGGAAATGGAGACGGTGACACTGGACTAGGAGTTGGTGCTGGTGTTGGAGTTCATGGACATGGGCATGGAAATGGAGACGATGACGCTGGACTAGGAGTTGGTGCTGGTATTGGAGTTCAAGGACATGGACATGGAAATGGAGACGGTGACGCTGGACTAGGAGTTGGTGCTGGTGTTGGAGCTAATGGACATAGACATGGAAATGGAGACGGTAACGCTGAGCTAGGAGTTGGTGCTGGTGTTGGAGTTCATGGACATGGGCATGGAAATGGAGACGATGACGCTGGACTAGGAGTTGGTGCTGTTATTGGAGTTCATGGACATGGGCATGGAAATGGAGACGGTGACACTGGACTAGGAGTTGGTGCTGGTGTTGGAGTTCATGGACATGGGCATGGAAATGGAGACAGTGACACTGGACTAGGAGTTGGTGCTGGTGTTGGAGTTCATGGACATGGGCATGGAAATGGAGACGATGACGCTGGACTAGGAGTTGGTGCTGGTATTGGAGTTCATGGACATGGGCATGGAAATGGAGACGGTGATGCTGGAGTAGGAGTTGGTGCTGGTGTTGGAGCTCATGGACATGGACACGGAAATGGAGATGGTGACGCTGGACTAGGAGTTGGTGCTGGTGTTGGAGCTTATGGACATGAACATGGAAATGGAGACGGTAACGCTGAGCTAGGAGTTGGTGCTGGTGTTGGAGTTCATGGACATGGGCATGGAAATGGAGACGATGACGCTGGACTAGGAGTTGGTGCTGGTATTGGAGTTCATGGACATGGGCATGGAAATGGAGACGGTGACGCTGGGCTAGGAGTTGGTGCTGGTGTTGGAGTTCATGGACATGGACATGGAAATGGAGACGGTGGCGCTGGACTAGGACTAGGTATTGGTGCCGGAATTCATGGACATGAACATGGAAATGGAGACGGTAACGCTGAGCTAGGAGTTGGTGCTGGTGTTGGAGTTCATGGACATGGGCATGGAAATGGAGACGATGACGCTGGACTAGGAGTTGGTGCTGGTATTGGAGTTCATGGACATGGGCATGGAAATGGAGACGGTGACGCTGGGCTAGGAGTTGGTGCTGTTATTGGAGTTCATGGACATGGGCATGGAAATGGAGACGGTGACACTGGACTAGGAGTTGGTGCTGGTGTTGGAGTTCATGGACATGGGCATGGAAATGGAGACAGTGACACTGGACTAGGAGTTGGTGCTGGTGTTGGAGTTCATGGACATGGGCATGGAAATGGAGACGATGACGCTGGACTAGGAGTTGGTGCTGGTATTGGAGTTCATGGACATGGGCATGGAAATGGAGACGGTGATGCTGGAGTAGGAGTTGGTGCTGGTGTTGGAGCTCATGGACATGGACACGGAAATGGAGATGGTGACGCTGGACTAGGAGTTGGTGCTGGTATTGGAGTTCATGGACATGGGCATGGAAATGGAGACGGTGACGCTGGGCTAGGAGTTGGTGCTGGTGTTGGAGTTCATGGACATGGACATGGAAATGGAGACGGTGGCGCTGGACTAGGACTAGGTATTGGTGCCGGAATTCATGGACATGGCCATGGACATGGAGACAATGACGCGGGACTAGGACTAGGCGTTAGTGCTGGAATTCATGGACATGGTAATGGAAATGGAGACAATAATGCTGGACTAGGACTCGGTGTTGGTGTTGGAAGTTATGGCCATGGTAACGGATACAGAAATGGTGACGCTGGCCTAGGACTCGGTGTTGGTGTTGGAGCTCATGGCCATGGTAACGGATACGGACATGGTGACGCAGGGCTAGGACTCGGTGTCAGTGCCGAATCTCACGGACATGGTTACGGCCATGGTTATCACGATTTCGGACTCGGAGGTGGAGCCAATGTTGGTACTGGATTATACGGACGTGGTAGCACTGACGGCTACCGTCATGATGGAGCTAAGCTAGGTCTAGGAATAGGCGTCGGAGGTGGAGCAGGCGCTGGTTTATCTGACTTTGGATTTGGTGCCTTTAGCGGCTTAGGCAGACGCCACGATTATGGATTCGACAGATATGGCATTAACGGCTATAGAAACTATGGTTACCGAGACTTTGGCCACGGCAATTACCCTGGCTACAATAATATAATCTACAACACAATGTAA
- the LOC101738200 gene encoding fibroin heavy chain-like isoform X2: protein MNMSLLVTFTMAFKIACLILAVAIAVQGLPHLGLDLNIGAGLGLGGRGHGHKHGDAGLGLGVGAGIHGHGHGNGDGDAGLGLGVGAGIHGHGHGNGDGDAGLGLGVGAGIHGRHGYGNRDGDAGLGLGIGAGIHGHGHGNGHGDAGLGLDAGAGIHGHGHGNGDGDAGLGLGVGARIHGHGHGNGDGDAGLGLGLGVGAGIHGRHGYGNRDGDAGLGLGIGAGIHGHGHGNGHSDAGLGLDAGAGIHGHGHGNGDGDAGLGLGVGAGIHGHGHGNANGDAGLGLGVGAGIHGRHGYGNRDGDAGLGLGIGAGIHGHGHGNRDGDAGLGVGAGVGAYGHGHGNRDGNAELGVGAGIHGHGNGDGNAGLEVGPGVGVHGHGHGNGDGDAGLGVGAGIGVHGHGHGNGDGDAGLGVGAGVGVHGHGHGNGDGDAGLGVGAGVGVHGHGHGNGDGDTGLGVGAGFGVHGHGHGNGDGDTGLGVGAGVGVHGHGHGNGDDDAGLGVGAGIGVQGHGHGNGDGDAGLGVGAGVGANGHRHGNGDGNAELGVGAGVGVHGHGHGNGDDDAGLGVGAVIGVHGHGHGNGDGDTGLGVGAGVGVHGHGHGNGDSDTGLGVGAGVGVHGHGHGNGDDDAGLGVGAGIGVHGHGHGNGDGDAGVGVGAGVGAHGHGHGNGDGDAGLGVGAGVGAYGHEHGNGDGNAELGVGAGVGVHGHGHGNGDDDAGLGVGAGIGVHGHGHGNGDGDAGLGVGAGVGVHGHGHGNGDGGAGLGLGIGAGIHGHEHGNGDGNAELGVGAGVGVHGHGHGNGDDDAGLGVGAGIGVHGHGHGNGDGDAGLGVGAVIGVHGHGHGNGDGDTGLGVGAGVGVHGHGHGNGDSDTGLGVGAGVGVHGHGHGNGDDDAGLGVGAGIGVHGHGHGNGDGDAGVGVGAGVGAHGHGHGNGDGDAGLGVGAGIGVHGHGHGNGDGDAGLGVGAGVGVHGHGHGNGDGGAGLGLGIGAGIHGHGHGHGDNDAGLGLGVSAGIHGHGNGNGDNNAGLGLGVGVGSYGHGNGYRNGDAGLGLGVGVGAHGHGNGYGHGDAGLGLGVSAESHGHGYGHGYHDFGLGGGANVGTGLYGRGSTDGYRHDGAKLGLGIGVGGGAGAGLSDFGFGAFSGLGRRHDYGFDRYGINGYRNYGYRDFGHGNYPGYNNIIYNTM from the exons ATGAACATGTCTTTATTAGTTACATTTACAATGGCTTTCAAA ATTGCTTGCCTAATATTGGCAGTAGCCATAGCAGTACAAG GCTTACCTCATCTTGGACTCGATTTAAATATCGGCGCTGGCCTTGGTCTTGGTGGACGTGGACACGGACATAAGCACGGCGACGCTGGACTAGGACTAG GTGTTGGTGCTGGAATTCATGGACATGGACATGGAAATGGAGACGGTGACGCTGGACTGGGACTAGGTGTTGGTGCTGGAATTCATGGACATGGACATGGAAATGGAGACGGTGACGCTGGACTAGGACTAGGTGTTGGTGCTGGAATCCATGGACGACATGGATATGGAAATCGAGACGGTGACGCTGGACTAGGACTAGGTATTGGTGCTGGAATTCATGGACATGGACATGGAAATGGACATGGTGACGCTGGACTAGGACTAGATGCTGGTGCTGGAATTCATGGACATGGACATGGAAATGGAGACGGTGACGCTGGACTGGGACTAGGTGTTGGTGCTAGAATTCATGGACATGGACATGGAAATGGAGACGGTGACGCTGGACTAGGACTAGGACTAGGTGTTGGTGCTGGAATCCATGGACGACATGGATATGGAAATCGAGACGGTGACGCTGGACTAGGACTAGGTATTGGTGCTGGAATTCATGGACATGGACATGGAAATGGACATAGTGACGCTGGACTAGGACTAGATGCTGGTGCTGGAATTCATGGACATGGACATGGAAATGGAGACGGTGACGCTGGACTGGGACTAGGTGTTGGTGCTGGAATTCATGGACATGGACATGGAAACGCAAACGGCGACGCTGGACTAGGACTAGGTGTTGGTGCTGGAATCCATGGACGACATGGATATGGAAATCGAGACGGTGACGCTGGACTAGGACTAGGTATTGGTGCTGGAATTCATGGACATGGACATGGAAATAGAGACGGTGACGCTGGACTAGGAGTTGGTGCTGGTGTTGGAGCTTATGGACATGGACATGGAAATAGAGACGGTAACGCTGAGCTAGGAGTTGGTGCTGGAATTCATGGACATGGGAATGGAGACGGTAACGCTGGACTAGAAGTTGGTCCTGGTGTTGGAGTTCATGGACATGGACACGGAAATGGAGACGGTGACGCTGGACTAGGAGTCGGTGCTGGTATCGGAGTTCATGGACATGGGCATGGAAATGGAGATGGTGACGCTGGACTAGGAGTCGGTGCTGGTGTCGGAGTTCATGGACATGGGCATGGAAATGGAGACGGAGACGCTGGACTAGGAGTCGGTGCTGGTGTCGGAGTTCATGGACATGGGCATGGAAATGGAGACGGTGACACTGGACTAGGAGTTGGTGCTGGTTTTGGAGTTCATGGACATGGGCATGGAAATGGAGACGGTGACACTGGACTAGGAGTTGGTGCTGGTGTTGGAGTTCATGGACATGGGCATGGAAATGGAGACGATGACGCTGGACTAGGAGTTGGTGCTGGTATTGGAGTTCAAGGACATGGACATGGAAATGGAGACGGTGACGCTGGACTAGGAGTTGGTGCTGGTGTTGGAGCTAATGGACATAGACATGGAAATGGAGACGGTAACGCTGAGCTAGGAGTTGGTGCTGGTGTTGGAGTTCATGGACATGGGCATGGAAATGGAGACGATGACGCTGGACTAGGAGTTGGTGCTGTTATTGGAGTTCATGGACATGGGCATGGAAATGGAGACGGTGACACTGGACTAGGAGTTGGTGCTGGTGTTGGAGTTCATGGACATGGGCATGGAAATGGAGACAGTGACACTGGACTAGGAGTTGGTGCTGGTGTTGGAGTTCATGGACATGGGCATGGAAATGGAGACGATGACGCTGGACTAGGAGTTGGTGCTGGTATTGGAGTTCATGGACATGGGCATGGAAATGGAGACGGTGATGCTGGAGTAGGAGTTGGTGCTGGTGTTGGAGCTCATGGACATGGACACGGAAATGGAGATGGTGACGCTGGACTAGGAGTTGGTGCTGGTGTTGGAGCTTATGGACATGAACATGGAAATGGAGACGGTAACGCTGAGCTAGGAGTTGGTGCTGGTGTTGGAGTTCATGGACATGGGCATGGAAATGGAGACGATGACGCTGGACTAGGAGTTGGTGCTGGTATTGGAGTTCATGGACATGGGCATGGAAATGGAGACGGTGACGCTGGGCTAGGAGTTGGTGCTGGTGTTGGAGTTCATGGACATGGACATGGAAATGGAGACGGTGGCGCTGGACTAGGACTAGGTATTGGTGCCGGAATTCATGGACATGAACATGGAAATGGAGACGGTAACGCTGAGCTAGGAGTTGGTGCTGGTGTTGGAGTTCATGGACATGGGCATGGAAATGGAGACGATGACGCTGGACTAGGAGTTGGTGCTGGTATTGGAGTTCATGGACATGGGCATGGAAATGGAGACGGTGACGCTGGGCTAGGAGTTGGTGCTGTTATTGGAGTTCATGGACATGGGCATGGAAATGGAGACGGTGACACTGGACTAGGAGTTGGTGCTGGTGTTGGAGTTCATGGACATGGGCATGGAAATGGAGACAGTGACACTGGACTAGGAGTTGGTGCTGGTGTTGGAGTTCATGGACATGGGCATGGAAATGGAGACGATGACGCTGGACTAGGAGTTGGTGCTGGTATTGGAGTTCATGGACATGGGCATGGAAATGGAGACGGTGATGCTGGAGTAGGAGTTGGTGCTGGTGTTGGAGCTCATGGACATGGACACGGAAATGGAGATGGTGACGCTGGACTAGGAGTTGGTGCTGGTATTGGAGTTCATGGACATGGGCATGGAAATGGAGACGGTGACGCTGGGCTAGGAGTTGGTGCTGGTGTTGGAGTTCATGGACATGGACATGGAAATGGAGACGGTGGCGCTGGACTAGGACTAGGTATTGGTGCCGGAATTCATGGACATGGCCATGGACATGGAGACAATGACGCGGGACTAGGACTAGGCGTTAGTGCTGGAATTCATGGACATGGTAATGGAAATGGAGACAATAATGCTGGACTAGGACTCGGTGTTGGTGTTGGAAGTTATGGCCATGGTAACGGATACAGAAATGGTGACGCTGGCCTAGGACTCGGTGTTGGTGTTGGAGCTCATGGCCATGGTAACGGATACGGACATGGTGACGCAGGGCTAGGACTCGGTGTCAGTGCCGAATCTCACGGACATGGTTACGGCCATGGTTATCACGATTTCGGACTCGGAGGTGGAGCCAATGTTGGTACTGGATTATACGGACGTGGTAGCACTGACGGCTACCGTCATGATGGAGCTAAGCTAGGTCTAGGAATAGGCGTCGGAGGTGGAGCAGGCGCTGGTTTATCTGACTTTGGATTTGGTGCCTTTAGCGGCTTAGGCAGACGCCACGATTATGGATTCGACAGATATGGCATTAACGGCTATAGAAACTATGGTTACCGAGACTTTGGCCACGGCAATTACCCTGGCTACAATAATATAATCTACAACACAATGTAA